A segment of the Peptostreptococcaceae bacterium genome:
CCACAATGTCATCCGAGTAGTGCTTGTACCCCAGAATATTCTGTCCGCGTAGAAGCATCTGCAGCTTCGTATTCTTAACCATTCTCCTTATTTTATTCAAACGGTCCCACGGATCCTCCGAAAGGAAGCGCATGCTTGCGTCAAAGGTAGCCCCTCCCCACATTTCTATCGAGTGGTAGCCCGCTTCGTCCATTTTTTTCAGTATGGGTTCCATCTCATCCGTTCTCATTCTAGTAGCAATGAGCGATTGATGGGCATCTCTTAAAACAGTTTCCGTAATCCCAACAGCTTTCGCCATGGCAGCCTCCTTGAAATCCCGATCTCGTTGTCATTGTTGTTGTTGTTGTTATTGTTGTTGTTGTTGTCGTTGTTACTACATTGTATTTCATTGTTGTAGTATTTACAATATCAAGGGCAAACTATATATGTTTTTTTCTCTGAACACTTTCAAACGCAACAAAAGACGGCACCATCCCGCGGCCCGCCTTTATCTGTATGTTTTGTATTAATAGCTTTGATTTGCTCCCTAATTATAAATACATGTCGAACATTTCAAACCCTTCTATTGTTTCCTTAAGATTCCTGTATACAAATTCCTTGTTCTTTTCTAGGAGCTTTATCAGGAGTATGTTGCACAGCTCCAGCGTAACAATATGTGAATTAAAAAAGCCTGTATTGTCAGTTTCAACTACGAATGCAATGTCGCTTTTTATTCCTATAGGAGAAAGCTCTCTGTCTGTGATTGAAATCACTGCCGCACCCTTTTCTGACGCAAACCGCACGGCATTAAGAGTAGTCTTTGAATACCTTGGAAAACTTCCTGCAATCAAGAGGTCTCCCTCATGTACTGCTCCCAGCTTCTCTATGTTTTCGAGGCCTCCCTCGGTTATTGAAACAACCTTGAAGCCCATCCGCCTCATATGCATAAGCAAAAAGTCCATAGCCAGCGCACCGTCGTGCAATCCAATAAAATATATCGTATCCGAGGCATATATAAGCTCCACAGTCTTTTCTATCTTTTCGATGCTTATTTCAAGAATAAATGACTTAAGATTATTCAAATCCCGCTCAGCAACCTGAAGTCCCATGTCTCCTGAATCCTTAAGGTCCGAAAGGCTTTTAAGAACACGCTCATCAGGGGTGGCTATTTGCCTTGTTTCCACTATTATTGCGTTCTTCAAGTCGCTGTACCCTTCATACCCTATGGATCTAGCGAACCTGATTATT
Coding sequences within it:
- a CDS encoding MurR/RpiR family transcriptional regulator, which translates into the protein MKKTKREKDVLERLKENYESLTGSQMAIGKYMIDHIEEVPFLSAIELGERVGFSDATIIRFARSIGYEGYSDLKNAIIVETRQIATPDERVLKSLSDLKDSGDMGLQVAERDLNNLKSFILEISIEKIEKTVELIYASDTIYFIGLHDGALAMDFLLMHMRRMGFKVVSITEGGLENIEKLGAVHEGDLLIAGSFPRYSKTTLNAVRFASEKGAAVISITDRELSPIGIKSDIAFVVETDNTGFFNSHIVTLELCNILLIKLLEKNKEFVYRNLKETIEGFEMFDMYL